Below is a window of Rhodamnia argentea isolate NSW1041297 chromosome 11, ASM2092103v1, whole genome shotgun sequence DNA.
ATCACTGGTCATGTCTCATAGACTTCTTGTGCTGTAGGTAATGCACAGAATTGCATAAATGCTGCTATTAAATGACGTTTCCAGTGCAGTTAAAATGTATTGAAATGCCATTTCCGTGTGCTGCTCCAGGCAACTAACATTATTATACTAGTTAACAAATCAGACTGCAAAGCAACTCAACAAAGGAGTCAGTCTTCGTCATCTGCTTTTTATATTCCCGCCTCTATAAATATTTTTGACAAATCCATGCGAAGCATTGTCACTAAAATTCCATTCCAGTCCAACTAGTGAGTATGCTGAGGAATTACAATAATGTTTCCACAGTCGTGTGGACACACAATTTGAGTCTCTCCTGACTTCAACATACAAAAGGATACTCATTTGACTTCATTTGATACCGTGCCTCACAAAGAGGTTCCACCATTATAGGCAGTAGGCACTTTCTTTCACTCAAATGCAAGAGGAGCTTGAGAAATGCATAGAACATGCCAGATCATCGAACACAAGAGTCAGAAATTGATGTCAAAGGATAAGGAAGCCACGCACAAAACATGCTCATTGAGGGATAAATATTGTTTATGCGCCAATTAAATAATCAGACCCTAGATTAAATAACCTTCATCTGGAATTATACCTTTTTAAAAgggttaaaaagaaaagagtcgaTATAAGGTTCGCTATTTTTTTGGTGTACGTTTTATGCGGTGATTTCTTTGAAACAATCGTACAGGCATATATTGCAAAAGTTCTCAATGTGAAAAAATGTAGGAGAAACAGGTTTTGCATACCTGACGCCTGCATCACCGACAATTCCAATTGCCATCCCAGCTGATAGCCCAGCAAGACCACAAGCAAGGCCAGACGAAAGATGTGCATACCCATCAAAGAGGTAATAAGATTTGGCCTTGGGATTAATCCCAGTACTAATGATGACGGCGATAATCAACCCGTATATTCCCAACACTCCTGCCATAACCACTGGCACAATGGACTTCATAACCAGCTCGGGCCTCATCACACCCATAGAAGCTACACCCACCCCGCTCTTGGCTGTCCCATATGCAGCTCCCATGCCTGCTCAGCAATATCGAAGACAGACCCAAATCATTAACACACGTGAACAACCAAAGAATGGCAATCATAATCATCTCTAGTGTACATATAAAGGCAAGTTCGATTACTCGGCAAGTACTATTCTTTGTGCCAAAGAACTGTAGCAAGCTACGGCTTCCAAGCCTAGGTGCGCAACTTGGTGCCAGACCCAAAGGCAATTTTCAGACACCCGGGCACAAGGTACTACTAAATTGATCGTTGTATCTGATTTTCTAAATGcaaccaaaaagaaattaagttCGTATCAATTAGTCAATCAGAAACATAGAGCTCAATAAATAATCATTATCTACCATTCTGGTAACACAAAATGCTAAGCACCCGAACGAGTAGGTCGAACAATCTCAGACACATAACACGACAATTTGATTCTTTCCAGAGGCGTCATTCATCAGTTTTCTCGGTCGTTGGTAAGCACAGGACACAAGATAAACAGGCAGGGATGAAACAAGCGATCACCGATCTTGCAACCGCGTTATGATTCGGATCTCAGTGAAGATGGTGAATTGGAGatcaaaattgaaacataatcaaaagggaagaaatgaaattttgggGGGGAATAAGAATCTTACAGGAGAAGACGAGCGCAGCCGCTGCGCCGAGGAAGCCGAAGAACGGCGCAGTTTCATCGCCGCTGAACGTAGATGACATCCTCGGTTCTTCCTTCTCCGACGTCGTTCGCTGGATCTGGTGATAGAAGGTCCTTCTCGTTCTTCTTCGTCGCTTGAGGGATCGgtgaaaattctctctctctctctctctctctctctggggagTTTCACTTTTCGTTCCCTCTCTGAGCCGCAGAAGAAGCTCGTGGAAGAGAAATTGCCCAGCAACTTCGGATTGGCAGGATCGTGCTCTATCCGATCATGAGCGATCATTGAgattgctttctttctttgcttttgctttttccttttcctttttcttttttttccgattttggGCAAAAGCCCAATGGGCTTGGTGATTCGACTGGGTTTTCTTTTGTgagatttaaaataaataaaaaaaccacgTTCGATTCAGTTCGATTTTCATTCATAAAGCAAGCTCTACTGAACTTAGACAAGTAAGTTTctaaacacaaaaaatctcaaagggGTTGAGGGAGTAAAGACAACCATTTGGTCTGGAGGATTTTATTTCGATGGGCCTTAGTGATCCACTCGGTAGCTTGATTAGTATCTAGGGGACAATGGACAACTTGCACCTTGTCGCCTTGGACTAGCAATGTCCAATTGTCTTCCATAATGTCCCTAATAGCCCAAGGGCTTTCTTCTCGACCCATCAAGCATTACACAACAGATTTACAATCGCTAGATTGATACTGTATAGTGCAAATCAACCTTCATGTGTTGCTTAGATTATTGTAGCAAGTATACACCAAAATCTCTCACGTGCCGCCGATTCTTTCTATGCATGAACAAAAGACTCTCTTTCACGGCCAAGGCTTCCGCTACAATCGCCGAGGGAGCTCGTACTTCTTTCACGAAGCCGTCCACATCATCCCGTTCGAGTCTCACACAATACTAGCAATTGAAGCTTTCGAAGCTCTTTTGAACCACGAGCGGTTGGTATTGAGCTTGAGGGAGCCCTCAGGTGGTTGTACCCACAATTCGGGTGAGGTCGTCGATACATCCCTCTCTTTCTTCAAATGCGGGTTCcatcttgcaaaattttttattaacgcGAGAGTGGCGTCAACACTTGCGGTTAGGCTAAGTGGGCGAGCTTAAAAGATGTGGGAGTTTCGGACTTTCCAAGtcatccatagaatcacgaCTATTGTCTCCCTTGATGTCAAGACCTAGTTTGAATCCGAtgtgtgacatcccgaaatttCGATGTCTATAAGAAAAATCATGAATTTTAGTGTGGagaataaaattagattttcaaggatttaagagataataattggattgtgttaaaatatgtcttgagtttgagcccgaagtgAAATTGTGAATATTCCGAATCAAATATTTTATGGACAATTGAAATCGAGCAAAACACAATATGCATGCGTTTGATATCTTTTGGGAAGATTGGATGAAGTTTGTTTGAAGTCTAAAGATATCTACTGCATCTTGGAATAGGAGTTTGATcatgagaaagcaaaaaaaagataaggTCAACAACTAAATGCTGTCAAGATAacaacaaaagaggaaaagtcTAAGATAAgcttttcttcttggaccgGTCAAACAGGAACCTTTTCGTTGACCCATCTTGGACTCCTTctggtggtgggtttaataatatatattgtgGGTTTTACGTTCCTTAAAGAAAGAAGCACGAAGGCCTTGAAGCATCGATTTCGTGTGAGTGCTTGGTGTGCTGAAGTTGATGCAGAGTCCTTGAAGCACCGTTTATCGAGTGCTTGTTCGTGGGGTTTATTTCGtgaaattacatcaagtattcaagtgtcgaagccgattaaatcttgaggttagatttgttttaatttctttgcgagattaagagattatttcgttaggaatttgggGCTAAACACCGTGCgtgttcttggatgtaattggggcttgggaaacaccgagagtgtttgaattactcgagtttggtccgtaatctccgtgtatcgctcgttctatagtggaattcgttgctgctctccccgtggacgtaggtctctacgaccgaaccacgtatatacggtgtccaatttattttcttgttctgtctattttatcgttcgatcgcttgtttcgcgcaacaattggtatcagagccgggtttGACGAGttaagcgaatcgatggcgacagaagaagtaaaagtgaaaatcaacaaatttgaggggaaggactttggttttcggaagatgcagattgaagactatctatatcggatgaagctgcatTTGCCCCTGTCCGGGGAGAAAccggagacgatgaagcaaggcgattgggaattgctggatagacgagcgttgGGTGTTATTCGAGCGACGTTGGCTCGTGACgttgcgtttaatatcgtcaaagagaagactaCTGCGgatttgatgaaagccctgtcggatatgtatgagaagccctctgcgatcaacaaggtctatttgatgcggcatctatttaatttgaagatgagtgaAGGTGCGTtagttactaatcatatcaatgaattcaatgtgatcgttagtcaattgagttcagtcaatattgactttgaagatgaggtatgtgctttgattctattatcctcattgcacgaTAGCCGGAATACTACTCTTATtgttgttagtaattcctccgggtcaacaagtttgacgtttgatggtattcgagatttgattttaagtgaggacatccgtagaagagaatctgacgaatatgtatctactgctttagtaggtgaaaatagaggaaggactgatactcgtggtagtagaagtagtataaACTCGAATAGACGCGATCATCCTAGGACCGGTGGTCTTGTCtattggaattgtggcaagagagggcatcttagaaggaattgcttaaagctgaaaaacgaaacgggtaatggaattagagttgaatctacagatgatgttgcaaTTGTAGGCGATGATTCCGATGGTGTCGATATGGTCTTGTTCGTCActgagaattcgtcatttgacggatggattatggattctggttgttcttttcatgctacaccaaacggGAACtagtttgctacttatcggtgcacggatagtagtaaaatGCAGTTAGGGAACAACGCCGAATGCGATGTtatgggtgttggtgatgttaaaatcggaatgcatgatggtattgtgaggacattgactagAGTAAGATatgttccagaattgaaaaagaacttaatttccttgggtgccctagattcagctggatgcaggtattcttcacaaggtggagtttcGAAGGTTGCtcgaggtgccttggtgataatgaaaggaatcaagcatggaagcctgtatgaacttcaaggtgagacattgatgGGGTTTCGCTCGGAGACGTCGGTATCCGTTCGAGGGTATAGCGATTACTCGAGGAAGCCTTGGGTGATCGTGcggaagcacaagtttgatcttgttgtcgggaatacgcgatcgagagctttgatTGAAACGGAGACTGGTAAGTTGATCAAGCATGGGCGAACCGACGGTAGCATGGAGTTCTgctcgaagctggtaaataaattctgcatgacgaagggcatagtgaaacatcGCACTAGTGCTAGTAGACCACAACGgtttgcggaattgatgagcagaatattactagagatgacccgtaaaatgatctctagtgctggtatggctagaagagttctagcggatacgcttagtatggtgagctacccgGTGAACGGATCTCCATCGACTACGATCGgatttcggactcccgaagaagtgtggtcgagtaatgttgctgattattctattttt
It encodes the following:
- the LOC115735670 gene encoding V-type proton ATPase 16 kDa proteolipid subunit; translated protein: MSSTFSGDETAPFFGFLGAAAALVFSCMGAAYGTAKSGVGVASMGVMRPELVMKSIVPVVMAGVLGIYGLIIAVIISTGINPKAKSYYLFDGYAHLSSGLACGLAGLSAGMAIGIVGDAGVRANAQQPKLFVGMILILIFAEALALYGLIVGIILSSRAGQSRAE